AATGGGCTCTCAGCAGCTTCAAGCTCGGTAATGGTATGTTTGAAATGACGGGCAATCTCGTGACCAAAACCAGTAGAACCAGTAGACGGATAGGATTTTCCGCCAGTTGTGACAATGAGTTTATCACAAGTGAAGTTTTGGTCTGCGGACTTAAGGACAAACTGGTCATCCACCTTTTTAACAGAAACAATCTCTGTTTGAGTAGCAACTTGACCACCGAGTTCAGTGATTTTCTTTTCCAAGGCCTCGATAATGGTCCGAGACTTATCACTAGCAGGAAAGACGCGTCCGTGGTCCTCGACCTTAAGTTTGACTCCATTTTCCGTAAAAAAGTTAATGATATCATGGTTATCAAACTGAGAAAATACACTGTATAAAAAGCGCCCGTTACCAGGAATTCCAGCTAATAGGTCATCTAAAGTTCCATTGTTGGTCACATTACAACGACCACCGCCCGTTCCAGCTAATTTTTTCCCAAGTTTTCGATTTTTTTCGATGAGTAGAGTTTTCTGACCATAAAAGCTACTGGAAATGGTAGCCATCATACCTGCAGGTCCTCCACCAATGACAATAGTATCAAAATGTTTCATAGCTCTATTGTACCACAAAAAACAAGAGATGCTTGACATCTCTTGTTGCTCATAATCTTAGTTGATTTCATATCCCATCAACAAACCGCCATCTTCTGCATAGAAACTGCAGAGACCAGATGTCGGGATGATTTTGATATCCGCTTGTGGGAAGGTTTCCAGCAAGCGTTCTGACAATTGCTGACAGAATTTTTCATTGCTGCGATGAGCCATGACGATACGGCCACCAGCGTAGCCAGCCTTGATGAGTTCTTCATAGGCTGCTTGAAGGGATTTTTTTGGTCCACGCGCTTTTTGGAGTAGTTCTAGGGTTCCAGTTTCACTTGCTTCCCCAACCATACGGATGTTGAGAAGACCGACAACTGTACCGATCAGCTTGCTTAAACGACCATTTTTTACCAAGTTATCAACCTTAGCGAGTACAAAAAGCAACTTCGTTTTTTCTTGGTAGGCTGTAATAGCTTCAACAATTTCCTCATAAGAAAGTCCTTGATCAATCAAGCTATTGATTTTCTCGACAATCAAGTCAACCTCACCACCTGCAGACAATGTATCGATCACATGAATCTGAGTGTCAGGGTGTTCTTCCAGATAGATATTCTTAGCGAGCTGTGCACTATTATGGCTACCTGAAAGAGTACCAGTGATAGTAACGACAAAGATATGCTTAGCACCTTCAAATGCTCGCAAGTAATCATCAGGGCTAGGACAAGCTGATTTTGAAGCCTCAGAAGTCGCATACATGGTTTCCATCATGTGGTCAATGTCAAGATTGGCATCATCGATAAAGACCTGATCAGCTACTTGAATGGTTAAAGGAACACTAACAAATTCCGTATCAATAGCAGGAGTTGCCAGTTGACGATAATCACAACCAGAGTCAGCTACAATCTTCCAAGTCATAGAAATTCTCCATCTTTGTCACTTATACATTGACAAAGGTTCTGTCTTTTTTTACAATTATATCATGAAAGCCCTTGAAACAAAAGTACCACCTCTCTGTTGTCACAAGTAGAAAGAAATTGTTATGTCTGAACGTAAAATATCTGAAAAATCTCTTGAAAATCTCAGAAAATCAAATCAAGAATCCAATTTTTTAACCAGAGAAGCAATCGAGACGGCTCTTTTGCAACTTCTAGAGAAAAAAGACTTGGCCAAGATCAGTATTTCGGAGCTGGTCAAACGGGCGGGCGTCTCTCGTGCTGCCTTCTATCGTAACTATGACTCCAAAGAAGAGATTTTGGAAAGTGTTTTTAAACGCAGTGTCCATAACATTATGGAACAGTTGAGCCACTACGATGTCAAAACAGACCTTTATCTAGTCTGGGTACACCTTTTCCGCGCAGCCAAGAAAGAAGCCAAGGTTATCCAACTTGCTCTGGACTACCACTTGGAAAAGATTTTTGTCCAAGCCATGCAGGAATTTCTAGAAAAATACCACGGAAAGTCAAAAGGCGTTAGTAGCTACCTTCATTCCTTTTGGAGCTCTGCCATCGTATCGGTTCTGCTCAAATGGATCAAGGATGGCATGAAGGTTCCAGCTGAAAAGATTGCAGATTTACGCTTGCCATTTTTCAAAAAATAGAGGATAAGGAGAAGACTTATGACAGAAAAAAGACTGGCTTGGGATGAGTACTTTGCAGCCCAGGCCTTACTGATTGCCAATCGTTCGACCTGCAAACGTGCAAAAGTGGGAGCTGTCCTCGTTAAGGACAATAAAGTCATTTCAACAGGCTACAATGGTTCCGTATCAGGAACGGAACACTGTATTGACCACGAATGTCTGGTCATTGAAGGTCACTGTGTTCGAACCCTTCACGCCGAGGTTAATGCCATCTTGCAAGGAGCCGAACGAGGGGTTCCAAGAGGATTTACAGCCTATGTGACCCATTTTCCGTGTCTGAACTGCACCAAACAACTGCTACAAGTTGGTTGCAAGCGCGTGGTTTATATCAACCAGTACCGAATGGATGACTATGCCCAGTACCTTTATCAAGAAAAAGGCACCGAGTTAACCCATTTACCATTAGAGACTGTTCAGACAGCTCTTCAAGAGGCAGATTTGATTTAAAAATTAATAAAAATAAATGGTTTAGAAAGCTTTTTAAACCGTTTTTTGATATAATAAGAAGAATAAATTGAAAGAAGGAATTCAGAAAATGGGAAAAATTGAAGTCATTAATCATCCACTCATTCAACACAAATTGTCAATCTTGCGTCGTACAGACACATCTACAAAAGCTTTTCGTGAGCTAGTAGATGAGATTGCAATGTTGATGGGATATGAAGTACTTCGTGATCTTCCACTTGAAGACGTGGAAATCGAAACACCTATCACAAAGACCGTTCAAAAACAATTGGCTGGGAAAAAATTGGCGATTGTCCCAATCTTGCGTGCAGGTATCGGGATGGTAGATGGCCTCTTGAGCTTGGTTCCAGCAGCTAAAGTTGGTCATATCGGTATGTATCGTGATGAAGAAACCCTTCAACCAGTTGAATACTTGGTGAAATTGCCTGAGGATATTGACCAACGTCAAATCTTTGTCGTTGATCCAATGTTGGCAACAGGTGGCTCAGCAATCTTGGCAGTAGATTCGCTTAAAAAACGTGGCGCTTCAAATATCAAGTTTGTCTGCCTAGTATCTGCTCCAGAGGGAGTGAAAGCTCTTCAAGAAGCACACCCAGATGTAGAAATCTTTACAGCAGCCTTGGATGAACGCTTGAACGAACACGGTTATATCGTTCCAGGTCTTGGAGATGCTGGAGACCGCTTGTTCGGTACTAAATAAAATCCCAAAGTAAATAGTGAAACTAGAAGTTCGTTTTTAACTTGAAAGGAGGTTGAGTTTTTGTTTCTGTTTAGAGAATAGAGCAAAAATTTGACCTTTTTTGACCAAGAAGATATAATAGTTCTGTATTGAGTCGTAAGACTAAGAAAATTCAACATTAAAAGGAGAAATGAATGATTCCTGTAGTTATTGAACAAACAAGCCGTGGAGAACGTTCCTATGATATTTACTCTCGTCTTCTGAAAGACCGCATCATCATGCTAACAGGTCCAGTTGAAGACAACATGGCCAACTCCGTTATTGCTCAGTTGCTCTTCTTGGATGCCCAAGACAGCACAAAAGATATTTACCTTTATGTCAATACACCTGGAGGCTCTGTTTCAGCTGGTTTGGCAATCGTTGATACCATGAACTTTATCAAAGCGGATGTCCAAACAATCGTTATGGGGATGGCTGCATCCATGGGTACTGTCATCGCATCAAGTGGTGCAAAAGGCAAACGTTTCATGCTTCCAAATGCAGAGTATATGATTCACCAACCAATGGGTGGTACAGGTGGTGGTACCCAACAGACAGATATGGCAATCGCTGCAGAGCACTTGCTCAAAACTCGTAAGACTTTGGAGCAAATCCTTGCAGATAACTCTGGTAAATCAGTCGAGCAAATTCATGCAGATGCAGAACGTGATTACTGGATGAGTGCCCAAGAAACACTTGAATATGGCTTTATCGATGAAATCATGGCCAATAATTCGTTAAGCTAAGCAACCTAGAAAGCAAACTCGACGGAGTTTGCTTTTTTTGATATAATAGGAGAAGATTTCTTAGAAAGAGGATTCCTCATGTTTGAAAAAACAAATCGATCAGGATTAATCATCTATCTCTACTATAATCGAGATGCAAAAAAAATTCAGGAATACGGTGATATCTGTTACCATTCCAAAAAACATCGTTACTTGCAGCTCTATGTTCCAACTGAGGAGCT
The sequence above is a segment of the Streptococcus oralis ATCC 35037 genome. Coding sequences within it:
- a CDS encoding DegV family protein, translating into MTWKIVADSGCDYRQLATPAIDTEFVSVPLTIQVADQVFIDDANLDIDHMMETMYATSEASKSACPSPDDYLRAFEGAKHIFVVTITGTLSGSHNSAQLAKNIYLEEHPDTQIHVIDTLSAGGEVDLIVEKINSLIDQGLSYEEIVEAITAYQEKTKLLFVLAKVDNLVKNGRLSKLIGTVVGLLNIRMVGEASETGTLELLQKARGPKKSLQAAYEELIKAGYAGGRIVMAHRSNEKFCQQLSERLLETFPQADIKIIPTSGLCSFYAEDGGLLMGYEIN
- a CDS encoding TetR/AcrR family transcriptional regulator — translated: MSERKISEKSLENLRKSNQESNFLTREAIETALLQLLEKKDLAKISISELVKRAGVSRAAFYRNYDSKEEILESVFKRSVHNIMEQLSHYDVKTDLYLVWVHLFRAAKKEAKVIQLALDYHLEKIFVQAMQEFLEKYHGKSKGVSSYLHSFWSSAIVSVLLKWIKDGMKVPAEKIADLRLPFFKK
- the clpP gene encoding ATP-dependent Clp protease proteolytic subunit ClpP; protein product: MIPVVIEQTSRGERSYDIYSRLLKDRIIMLTGPVEDNMANSVIAQLLFLDAQDSTKDIYLYVNTPGGSVSAGLAIVDTMNFIKADVQTIVMGMAASMGTVIASSGAKGKRFMLPNAEYMIHQPMGGTGGGTQQTDMAIAAEHLLKTRKTLEQILADNSGKSVEQIHADAERDYWMSAQETLEYGFIDEIMANNSLS
- a CDS encoding deoxycytidylate deaminase → MTEKRLAWDEYFAAQALLIANRSTCKRAKVGAVLVKDNKVISTGYNGSVSGTEHCIDHECLVIEGHCVRTLHAEVNAILQGAERGVPRGFTAYVTHFPCLNCTKQLLQVGCKRVVYINQYRMDDYAQYLYQEKGTELTHLPLETVQTALQEADLI
- a CDS encoding YlbG family protein translates to MFEKTNRSGLIIYLYYNRDAKKIQEYGDICYHSKKHRYLQLYVPTEELDDLVERLGKERYIKKIRRCHIQELETPFVGNLYRNEENVII
- a CDS encoding NAD(P)/FAD-dependent oxidoreductase, which translates into the protein MKHFDTIVIGGGPAGMMATISSSFYGQKTLLIEKNRKLGKKLAGTGGGRCNVTNNGTLDDLLAGIPGNGRFLYSVFSQFDNHDIINFFTENGVKLKVEDHGRVFPASDKSRTIIEALEKKITELGGQVATQTEIVSVKKVDDQFVLKSADQNFTCDKLIVTTGGKSYPSTGSTGFGHEIARHFKHTITELEAAESPLLTDFPHKALQGISLDDVTLSYGKHVITHDLLFTHFGLSGPAALRMSSFVKGGEVLSLDVLPQLSEKDLVAFLEENREKSLKNALKTLLPERLAEFLSQAYPEKVKQLTEKEREQLLQSIKALKIPVTGKMSLAKSFVTKGGVSLKEINPKTLESKLVPGLHFAGEVIDINAHTGGFNITSALCTGWVAGSNPINTK
- the upp gene encoding uracil phosphoribosyltransferase yields the protein MGKIEVINHPLIQHKLSILRRTDTSTKAFRELVDEIAMLMGYEVLRDLPLEDVEIETPITKTVQKQLAGKKLAIVPILRAGIGMVDGLLSLVPAAKVGHIGMYRDEETLQPVEYLVKLPEDIDQRQIFVVDPMLATGGSAILAVDSLKKRGASNIKFVCLVSAPEGVKALQEAHPDVEIFTAALDERLNEHGYIVPGLGDAGDRLFGTK